The following nucleotide sequence is from uncultured Campylobacter sp..
GATGTCGGGAGTTAGCCCCATATTTTCGACGCCTGCGATGAAGCATGCTGCCATCCCCGTACCGCATGCGAGAGTTTCTGCCTCTACGCCACGCTCAAAGGTGCGCACCTTTAAAATTTTGCTTGCGAGGCGGCTTTGAACTAACGCATAATTAACGTTAGCGTTATACTTTTCACGCAGATCGCGGGCTAGCGCGGCATTGAACTCATTTAAATCACTAACAAAAGTTACCAAATGCGGCACTCCTATGTTATAAAAATACCACGTTAGCCCTGCCTCCTCAAAGCTCTCGCCCAGGCGTTTGGGGCGTGTTAGCATTACCTCGACGTTAGCTACTAACGCGTGAGCGTTAGGGCGAAGATTGAAAATCTCGCCGAAGCTTACATTGCGTAGCTCGCCTCGCATGCTTTCACTCAAATTTCCGCCGAAAATACCGAAAATTTCGCCGCTAATTACGCCTGCGCCACTTAGGAATTTCATACTCTGCGCGGCCAAGAAATTCTCATACGCATACATGCATACCGCTCGCGAGCCGTTGCCGCACATATCGGCGGTGCTGCCGTCGCTATTATAAAATTCCCACTCGAAATTTATCCCCTCGATACCGTTAAATTTCGGTAGCACGACGATGAGCCCGTCAGCGCCTACTCCATCACGCCTATCACATAGCTCACGCGCTAGCTTGGATCTATCCGCCTTAACCGAATCCGTAAAAATCACGAAATCATTGCCGCTCGCATTATATTTTGAAATTTTCATCATTTACCTCGCAAATTTTTAAAATTACTAACGCTCACTAACGCTTTATTAAAATTTTACTTCTATCTAAATTTAAGCGCATCGCTTATTTT
It contains:
- the dapF gene encoding diaminopimelate epimerase; the protein is MKISKYNASGNDFVIFTDSVKADRSKLARELCDRRDGVGADGLIVVLPKFNGIEGINFEWEFYNSDGSTADMCGNGSRAVCMYAYENFLAAQSMKFLSGAGVISGEIFGIFGGNLSESMRGELRNVSFGEIFNLRPNAHALVANVEVMLTRPKRLGESFEEAGLTWYFYNIGVPHLVTFVSDLNEFNAALARDLREKYNANVNYALVQSRLASKILKVRTFERGVEAETLACGTGMAACFIAGVENMGLTPDIRVIPASGETLNLRLGDGGKIYFRGDVRHTFDGEFIGYVE